The Paenibacillus polymyxa M1 DNA segment TGATGCACCCAACAGATTCGTCTGCTGCTGCTCTCAAAGGCATGATTCATGCCATCCGTAGTAAAGGACTTGTACTTGGAACTGTTAGTCAGACGCTTTCTCCTGATCGGCAGCTACCAGCTCCGGTTGAGTGAATGTCTTTTTTCTGTTAGGATTGAACATTATGGCTAAGTATGCAATTCAGTTTAGGAGGGCCAAGCGTGGAAAGAATTCAACTTAAAAACGGCCTAAGAGTGGTCATCGAAAAAATTCCAACCGTGCGTTCTGTTTCTTTCGGCATCTGGGTTAAAACCGGTTCCCGGAACGAAACATCGGACAATAGCGGTATTTCTCATTTTATTGAACACATGCTTTTCAAAGGAACAGAGCGTTTTAGTGCTAAGGAAATCGCTGAGCAATTTGACGCCATCGGAGGAAATGTTAATGCTTTCACTTCGAAGGAATATACGTGCTATTATGCAAAAGTGCTAGATGAGCATCTACCGATCGCAGTCGATGTACTGTCTGATATGTTCTTTAATTCCAAATTGGATCAGGAAGAGCTAGCAAGAGAGAAAAATGTGATTTTGGAGGAAATCTCCATGTACGAGGACACACCTGATGATATGGTGCACGATCTTGTTTCTCGCGCGGCCTATGGTGAGCACCCACTGGCTTATCCGATTCTCGGAACCGAAGATCACCTGCTAGCTATGGATAGCTCACATCTCAGCCATTATATGAAGGAGCACTATACAATTGATAATACAGTTATCAGTGTGGCTGGTAATGTTGACGATCGTCTTTTAGAATTGCTGGAGCAACATTTTGGGCATTTCGATAATCATGGAACCGTTTCGCCACTGACAGTACCTGCGTTTAACGGTCAGCTGTTGTACCATGAGAAAGCAACGGAGCAGAATCACATTTGTCTATCCCTGCCTGGATTTGCAATAGGCGACGATCTCCAGTATGCTATGGTTTTGCTGAATAACGCGATCGGCGGGGGTATGAGCTCACGTTTATTTCAAGAAATTCGTGAAAAACGCGGACTGGCTTATTCGGTCTATTCCTATCATAGCTCCCATGCAGATAGTGGAATGTTCACGATCTACGCAGGCACCGCTCCTAAGCAAACAAAGGATGTGCTCGATTTGACACTGGAGTTGTTGCGAGATGTAGCTGTCAACGGTTTGGACGCTAATGAGCTTCGCAAAGGCAAGGAGCAGCTAAAAGGAAGTCTGATTTTAAGCCTTGAGAGCACTGGTAGCCGGATGAACCGTCTTGGAAAGAATGAGTTAATGTTGGGTCAGCATTATACGCTGGATCAAATGATTGAACACATTGAGCAAGTAACGGCTGATGATGTGAACAAAGTGCTGGATCGGATGTTTTCGGAGCCGTTTGCTCTGTCAATGGTCGGAGCGAGTGATTCAGCGGTTAAGGATATGAGGAGGGACTATTTTGTTAACTTACGTTGAAATTAACAGACTCGGGGGCAATGAAGATATTGAGCTACCCCGCAAAATGTCAGAGCTTGCATCTGGGTTTGACTTGTATGCAGCAGTGCAGGAGGATTTGGTTCTGGAACCTGGCAAACGATGCCTCGTTCCAACTGGATTTGCAATAGCTATGCCAGCAGGATTAGAGGCACAAATCCGTCCGCGTAGTGGACTGGCTCTCAAGCATGGTATTACTTGTCTTAACACACCTGGGACGATTGATGCAGATTATCGTGGGGAGATTAAGGTGCTCCTTATCAATTTAGGCGAGGAACCGTTCACCATTACGCGCAATGAGCGAATTGCACAAATGGTATTTCAGGTTGTGCCTGAGGTCGAGCTGAAACAAGTAGACCATTTGTCTGAAACAGTGCGGGGTGCTGGTGGGTTTGGTCATACAGGACGCTGAGTCTACGATTTACTTGCAAAACCTGTAATCCAATTGATTTTGCAAAAACTTCAATATTACTCGTTTAAAAAGTAAAGCATATACATAAAAGTCGTCCCGTAGAGGGGCGGCTTTTTTTGTGTTTTTTCACCCCTCTCCGGGCATCTGCATAGACTAAAAGCATATCGTGTCTCGGAAAGGAGTGATCCGGATGCTAACAGGAATGCGCATCGTTGTTTTGGGTGGAGATGCGAGGCAGCTTGAGGTAATCCGCAAATGTGTGGACATGGATGCTACCGTCACCGTGGTCGGCTTTGACATGCTTGAAGTACCACTCAAAGGAGTCACACTAGAACCCATGTCTGTCAAGCTGCTGGAATCGTCAGACGCACTGATTCTACCGGTGGTGGGATGCGATGAGGAAGGCAACGTAAATGCACTTTTCGGAGCACAGAAGCTCCAGTTTCTGAATGAGCATGCTGCTGCTCTTCCACCGCATTGCGTTGTATATACAGGGATGGCGCGAGCGTACTTAAAAGAAATATGTACCAGACATGAATTGAAGCTGGTTGAGCTGCTGGAAAGAGATGATGTGGCCATATACAATTCTATACCTACGGCTGAAGGCGCACTGATGATGGCAATTCAGCATACTGATTTTACGATTCATGGTGCAGATTGTATGGTTCTAGGCATGGGACGGACTGGATTTACCATGGCAAGGGCACTACAGGGATTGGGAGCCAAAGTGAAGGTTGGAGTACGGCGGGCAGAGGATGCAGCGAGAGCTGTAGAAATGGGTTGGAAGCCTTTTATGACGAGGGATTTAGCGAATGAGACAAAGGGAGTTGACTTGATTTTTAATACGATACCCTCTATGATTATCACAGCGCAAATCCTGTCTAAGTTGCCACTGAGTACCGTGATTATAGATCTTGCTTCTGCCCCGGGCGGTTGTGATTTCCGGTATGCGGAAAAACGTGGAATTAAGGCTATGCTTGCCCCCGGTCTTCCTGGTATAGTTGCTCCCAAAACTGCAGGTGCCATTATAGCGAATACGCTGGTGCAGTTGTTAATGGAAGACAATCCTGATCGGGGGGATGCGCAATGAGTTGGCAAGGGAAAACAGTAGGTTATGCCATTACAGGCTCACATTGCACGTTTGAAGAGGTAATGCCTGTTATACAGCGCTTCGTAGATGAGGGTGCGAAGGTCGTTCC contains these protein-coding regions:
- a CDS encoding M16 family metallopeptidase — translated: MERIQLKNGLRVVIEKIPTVRSVSFGIWVKTGSRNETSDNSGISHFIEHMLFKGTERFSAKEIAEQFDAIGGNVNAFTSKEYTCYYAKVLDEHLPIAVDVLSDMFFNSKLDQEELAREKNVILEEISMYEDTPDDMVHDLVSRAAYGEHPLAYPILGTEDHLLAMDSSHLSHYMKEHYTIDNTVISVAGNVDDRLLELLEQHFGHFDNHGTVSPLTVPAFNGQLLYHEKATEQNHICLSLPGFAIGDDLQYAMVLLNNAIGGGMSSRLFQEIREKRGLAYSVYSYHSSHADSGMFTIYAGTAPKQTKDVLDLTLELLRDVAVNGLDANELRKGKEQLKGSLILSLESTGSRMNRLGKNELMLGQHYTLDQMIEHIEQVTADDVNKVLDRMFSEPFALSMVGASDSAVKDMRRDYFVNLR
- the dut gene encoding dUTP diphosphatase gives rise to the protein MLTYVEINRLGGNEDIELPRKMSELASGFDLYAAVQEDLVLEPGKRCLVPTGFAIAMPAGLEAQIRPRSGLALKHGITCLNTPGTIDADYRGEIKVLLINLGEEPFTITRNERIAQMVFQVVPEVELKQVDHLSETVRGAGGFGHTGR
- the dpsA gene encoding dipicolinate synthase subunit DpsA; translated protein: MLTGMRIVVLGGDARQLEVIRKCVDMDATVTVVGFDMLEVPLKGVTLEPMSVKLLESSDALILPVVGCDEEGNVNALFGAQKLQFLNEHAAALPPHCVVYTGMARAYLKEICTRHELKLVELLERDDVAIYNSIPTAEGALMMAIQHTDFTIHGADCMVLGMGRTGFTMARALQGLGAKVKVGVRRAEDAARAVEMGWKPFMTRDLANETKGVDLIFNTIPSMIITAQILSKLPLSTVIIDLASAPGGCDFRYAEKRGIKAMLAPGLPGIVAPKTAGAIIANTLVQLLMEDNPDRGDAQ